The Impatiens glandulifera chromosome 3, dImpGla2.1, whole genome shotgun sequence genome contains a region encoding:
- the LOC124929739 gene encoding protein trichome birefringence-like 1, which translates to MADGSKHGSTNGGGGGGGNLVIEIKHGFYLLRAKRTAAAFAYGFIFIFIAFTVFLGFNPSTNSSSPSSWFDDDNFSDTYSDDDDSYRSPYSSIFSNYFSPNSSNSQHEQYYHDNNDIITRSDQNNSRIQSPEPINQPANKKKKKVNSVLESLLGCDMFDGEWVKDESYPLYKPGSCSLIDEQFNCFLNGRPDNGYQKLKWKPRGCTIPRLNGTHMLELLRGKRLVYVGDSLNRNMWESLVCTLRSSIKNQKNVYEAYGRYQFRTEASYSFVFKDYNCTVEFFVAPFLVQEWEFSEKNGSKKETLRLDIIGRSADGYKSANIIVFNTGHWWTHDKTSKGKDYYQEGSHVYGELNVLEAFRKALTTWGRWVDANVDPKKTLVFFRGYSESHFSGGQWNSGGQCNNETEPIKEKSYLREYPEKMITLERVLRGMKFPVSYLNITKLTDYRKDAHPSVFRKLNLTEEERKSPLMVQDCSHWCLPGVPDAWNELLYAQLLIRNHLQKPHS; encoded by the exons ATGGCGGATGGTTCAAAGCATGGTTCCACTaacggaggaggaggaggaggaggcaaTCTAGTAATAGAAATCAAGCACGGTTTCTATCTTTTAAGGGCGAAAAGAACTGCCGCCGCCTTCGCTTATggcttcatttttattttcatcgCCTTCACCGTTTTCCTAGGTTTCAATCCATCTACAAACTCATCATCGCCTTCGTCATGGTTCGACGATGATAACTTCTCCGATACATATTCTGATGACGACGACTCGTATAGATCTCCCTATTCCTCTATTTTCTCTAATTACTTTTCACCTAATTCTTCTAATTCCCAACATGAACAATATTACCATGATAATAACGATATTATCACTAGATCTGATCAGAACAATAGCAGAATTCAGTCGCCGGAGCCGATAAACCAGCCGgcaaataagaagaagaagaaggttaaTTCGGTACTGGAATCGTTGTTGGGATGTGATATGTTTGATGGAGAGTGGGTTAAAGATGAATCATATCCTCTTTATAAACCCGGTTCTTGTTCATTGATTGACGAACAATTCAACTGTTTCTTAAACGGTCGGCCGGATAATGGTTACCAGAAACTCAAATGGAAACCTAGAGGCTGCACTATTCCGAG GTTAAATGGTACACATATGTTGGAATTGTTGAGAGGAAAAAGACTGGTTTATGTTGGTGATTCTCTGAATAGAAATATGTGGGAATCTCTTGTCTGCACACTTAGAAGCTCTATAAAGAATCAAAAGAATGTGTATGAAGCTTATGGAAGATATCAATTCAGAACTGAAGCATCATATTCTTTTGTGTTCAAG GATTATAACTGCACGGTTGAGTTCTTTGTTGCGCCATTTTTGGTACAAGAGTGGGAATTTTCAGAGAAAAATGGATCGAAAAAGGAAACACTTAGACTTGACATAATTGGAAGATCGGCTGATGGGTATAAGAGTGCGAATATCATAGTTTTTAACACTGGGCATTGGTGGACTCATGACAAGACCTCAAAAgg gAAAGATTACTATCAAGAAGGAAGCCATGTTTATGGTGAATTAAATGTTCTTGAGGCATTCAGGAAAGCTCTGACCACTTGGGGAAGATGGGTTGATGCAAACGTTGATCCTAAAAAGACTCTTGTCTTTTTCAGAGGTTATTCGGAGTCTCATTTCAG CGGTGGACAGTGGAATTCTGGGGGACAATGCAACAATGAAACGGAACCCATAAAAGAGAAGAGTTATCTAAGGGAATACCCAGAAAAGATGATTACTCTTGAAAGGGTACTTCGAGGAATGAAGTTCCCTGTATCGTATCTGAACATAACGAAGCTGACTGATTATCGTAAAGACGCTCATCCGTCGGTCTTCAGGAAGTTGAACTTAACCGAGGAAGAGAGAAAATCGCCTTTGATGGTCCAGGATTGTAGCCATTGGTGCCTTCCTGGTGTACCTGATGCTTGGAATGAGCTCCTCTATGCACAACTTTTGATCAGAAATCACCTACAAAAACCACATTCCTGA